A window of Littorina saxatilis isolate snail1 linkage group LG7, US_GU_Lsax_2.0, whole genome shotgun sequence contains these coding sequences:
- the LOC138971030 gene encoding uncharacterized protein, which produces MRSRSSSYCLALFLFIPSIATQTCSEPRSANCCENDSTIQADSSVPLISPTDLNCCFEGNLCCYSQGCVDSGMGNWSANNGYASVSQSGNSNIGASVYSVLESPWVNFSKPSCVEFTYFRRDTPYQLQVFLAFNNVEQPCLMEDQPNAAANNQNRTARFSIKPMTGKIQFRVLGGGATSNTQLPKLYDVTVVEDSCVNQDGQSTTSWARPQHTSTFCTQASVITMSSTTRHPTTSDRTCPTSCTDGDIPSPDSESDNSAAAIAGIIVPVVVLIVVVIIVVIIVYKRKRRQSKADDENRNTEDLSMTTGGTNIGNTATERQGNPFSRRDGDYTDIDLATTPSSNINPYELAEDATNTNGSLGPNLQRLKGSKEDDYSRIDEAQPAAAHSEKNSTPERPNPNDVYSVVNKPGKKTPTPEYSLAKIVGDTPALPNPNDVYSVVNKKGKTFDPATKPGQPDTEYNTISHNGNNTSSQKAASGDATPDTYNRISAVPSLGLNEKGRATTKPEDGLLTDDYNKLNLAGNGSMKEKNGAAGAAYDHVRNDPDDAYSKARIGKRNVVIDSDYHHLKP; this is translated from the exons ATGAGGTCCCGGTCAAGCTCGTACTGTCTTGCGCTGTTCCTGTTTATTCCTAGCATAGCGACCCAGACCTGTTCTGAGCCACG GTCAGCAAACTGTTGCGAGAACGATTCAACTATTCAAGCAGATTCTTCTG TCCCCCTTATATCCCCAACCGATCTAAACTGCTGCTTTGAAGGAAACCTTTGCTGCTACAGTCAAGGTTGCGTTGACAGCGGCATGGGGAACTGGAGCGCAAACAATG GCTATGCCAGTGTCAGCCAGAGCGGCAATTCAAATATTGGAGCAAGCGTATATTCCGTTCTGGAGTCTCCATGGGTAAACTTTTCTAAGCCATCGTGTGTCGAGTTTACATACTTCAGAAGAGATACGCCATATCAACTCCAGGTGTTCCTTGCATTCAACAATGTTGAACAGCCGTGCTTGATGGAAGATCAGCCCAACGCAGCTGCTAACAATCAGAATCGTACTGCACGATTTAGCATCAAACCCATGACAGGAAAG ATTCAGTTCCGAGTTTTGGGCGGAGGTGCTACATCGAATACGCAACTTCCCAAACTTTACGACGTCACAGTTGTTGAAGACAGCTGTGTAAATCAGG ATGGACAATCTACAACATCTTGGGCACGACCTCAACACACCTCCACCTTTTGTACACAAGCATCAGTCATCACGATGTCGTCTACCACAAGGCACCCCACTACCAGCGACAGAACATGTCCAACGTCGTGTACTGATGGCGACATACCGTCTCCAG ACAGCGAGAGTGATAATAGCGCTGCTGCCATTGCCGGGATTATTGTACCTGTCGTTGTgctcatcgtcgtcgtcatcatcgtcgtcatcattgtCTACAAGAGAAAACGTCGCCAAAG CAAAGCTGATGATGAAAACAGAAACACCGAGGACCTGTCAATGACAACAGGAG GCACCAACATAGGGAATACAGCCACTGAAAGACAAGGCAACCCGTTCTCACGTCGAGACGGCGACTACACAGATATCGACCTCGCCACAACACCGTCGTCAAACATCAACCCTTATGAACTGGCAGAGGATGCCACCAACACCAACGGCTCTCTTGGTCCAAACCTCCAGCGGCTGAAAGGGAGCAAAGAAGACGACTACAGTCGCATTGACGAGGCACAACCCGCTGCAGCCCACAGCGAGAAGAACTCGACACCAGAAAGACCAAACCCCAATGACGTGTACAGCGTTGTCAACAAGCCAGGCAAAAAGACTCCTACCCCAGAGTACAGCCTCGCCAAAATCGTGGGTGACACACCGGCCCTGCCCAATCCTAACGATGTGTACAGTGTTGTCAACAAGAAAGGCAAGACGTTTGATCCTGCAACTAAACCCGGACAACCAGACACCGAGTACAATACCATCAGCCACAATGGAAACAACACCTCTTCGCAAAAGGCCGCTTCCGGTGACGCAACTCCTGATACTTACAACAGAATCAGCGCAGTTCCTTCCCTTGGACTGAACGAGAAAGGCCGCGCAACCACGAAACCTGAGGACGGTTTACTTACGGACGACTACAACAAACTGAACTTGGCTGGGAACGGGTCAATGAAGGAGAAAAATGGAGCGGCTGGCGCAGCCTATGACCACGTGCGCAATGACCCGGATGACGCGTACAGCAAAGCACGGATTGGAAAACGGAACGTCGTTATTGATTCGGATTATCATCACTTGAAGCCTTAA